Part of the Coregonus clupeaformis isolate EN_2021a chromosome 31, ASM2061545v1, whole genome shotgun sequence genome, TTAAATTAGAGGTACTCTACCAGATAAATATGACATTTGTGATGTATTGGCCTCGGCTCTGTAGCCTATCTGTGTGATCATGTAATTTAGTTGGCTGTGCAGCAAATAGGGTCACCTTGGTTCAAAAGCTGCCTATCATGCGTCTTACCTGCaataccttcctgaccaaggtGAGAAACGGTGTATTCTGATAATATATCAATAATATTATAATCAAACATATTAGATAGGCTACTAATACAGAACATTATATTACCATAATGCCAGATTTCATATTTCCCTCGTTCGTGGCATCATGGATCCTAACTTCAGCAGCGTGCAGCCCCTCCTCCCCAACTGTCCTTCTGTCTGCTGCCACCGGGTCCGTTATCTTCCCCACGAATCGGCGTTGACTGTCCTCCTCCGGTTTGTTCGTAGAGGTTAGCCCTGCTACTGTCCCCTGTTGCTCCGTAAGATTTACCGACGGTCCTGTTTTAACTAATCCGGCTTTTACCTCCTCTCTCACAGACTGCGCCAAAGAGCCCTCCTCCCCTGAGTGATCTGCTTTGGATGCAGCAGAGCCAGAGGACGAGGCAGAGGCAGTAGTATCGTTGTTACTGAACAATGTAGTCACCAGAATAATAGTAAGAAACGTGAAGAGAATAAGCAATATAAAACTAAATTCCATTGTTGCTGACAGAAAGCGTGTTGACTTTTCAAGTCAGCAAAATATGATATATTTATCCTATTGTCTAATATTTTTgtctgttatttaaaaaaaagtagtctCTACCGCTTAGCCTATACCGGAGAAATACCGTTAAATAAGATCACTCATGTGATAGTCAGTAGCAGTTTGCCTCCCCGCATCCCGATGGCTTTGTTGCTGTAATATTACCGACAAACTTGTACACTAGCGTAGCTCCGAATGTATGGCGCTTTCTAGACTACTGGTAGCTCGTATGAAACGGGTCAAATCAGGACGTCAGTCGGAAAGACGGAACTCTAGAAAGACGCCCAAATTTCcgccttggaattccgagttggatgaccgttgaaAACGATTTTACCCAGTCGGAGCAAAAAAAAAttctccgagttcccagttgtcatgGACGCACTGAAAACGGATacatccgagttcccagttgttttgaacgcgacaAAGGTCGTAGAAAAAAAGATGCTTTGACCACGGTGACACGCCTCGAAAGGAAACGTAATTTCCTCCATCGCTCGTGAGGGAGTTATATTAACCTGAGATGCAGTGCACCAGTCTATGGCCCGTTACGGTGAACGGCCAAAAGCGGTGAAATAAGAGCGCACTTcgtccttgggacgtccctaactTTAACCTCTACCCGTACCTTAAGCATAACcgtaaccattttaaatgtcaactttaATGGTGTAGGGActtcccaaggatcccagatagcacggACCCTTCTCAAATCTAACAATCTGCACAGCTCAATCATGTTGTCAACAAGCACTGGAGTGGCACACACCCCCGCAAGACGACCTCCAGATAGCATAATGACACATCATtagcaataaataaaaatattacaggaaattagctttttctctatgcctcatggcaaaatgtgtagaatagcaggaaatcaGCACAGTGATTCTTGAAAGTCGGGACAATCCTTGACTGGCAGGGAACtttttttaaatagtttttttttaaaggattttgttgcattattcaaggtaaaacatttacatttagtgGAAATTTATAAGGAAAAATATTTGTTTTGGGAATTTTCTAAATACTTGCAATATTTATCATTTCCATGTCGGCTCTATGCCTGGAAATGCCCTTGTCCGGAGCAAAGGATCCCAATTTCAAACTCCCAAAAAGTGCTTAAAATTCTAAAAACGGGCAAAAATGgatattaaagggatacttcgggattttggcaatgaggccctttatctgcttccctagagtcagatgaactcgtggatacaatttttatgtctctgcgtgccgtttgaaggaagttgctaactagcgctagcgtTAGcataatgactggaagtctattggATCTgctcatagacttccagtcattgcactgaAATCATTGCGCTGTTGTCAACTCCTAAATTAATCAGGAATGAGCAGGGTCAGCTATAAGGACCCCTTCTtcatgtcctcattacatgtagtgCAACAAGACCACTCGTGGTCTGTAAAGTTCTCTACTTTTGatagatttaaacaaacaatattggaATCACCATGGTCACAACCATAAACTGTCAACTCCATCTGCCTGATAGATTAAAAGAAAATATGAATTTTGGTTCAAAGATGTTACATTTTATTCTGTAAAACAACAACTCCTGCATATTTCTGTCAATATCAACTCCGTCAGAGTGCTGAAAGATCTGACAAAATGGCTGTTTTTACTGGGGATTTTCAAATGAAtcattttccatattttacaTATGTTTAGTTTTAGAGGCAAAAATATGTCTGTTTTGAGTATGTGTTGTCAACTCCATCAGTGGCCTGTCAACTCCGTAACTGATGGCTAACCCCATTaaagatatatatttttgtcaATATTCTGAAATAATATTGTCATTACTGTTCTGCAACATATGCTTAAACAATCGAAGTATTTGCTGTGCTAGACTTAAGGGATAATGTttgctttataaatgttttatgttCTAAATCTAGAAAAACTAATTCCCAAATGCCAACGACATTATCCCTGGAGCATTTAATAGTGctataaaacaaaacaagaagTCTAGAGATTTGTATTATGTATTTGAATAATCTGTTAGAATTAAACAATGAAGGCCTTTAAAAACTTGGACAATAACTGTacaaattaaatcccttttaTGGTGTCTGTTGACAAATCCAATTAGTTGCATTTTATGAAGAAAAATAAATTACAAAgttgttcctttacatggtgtgatagctgatactttggtctatcaaaatatataatttaaatTGTTGGAGTTCACTCCTCCAACCTTGAGACAAATATTTCATATAGGATTGTCCctttcaagaatccctgagctctaaaacagcaacattttctctcagccaacTGAACAACGCcactgtcaacaaggcagcatggtgcatccttcaaaaacatattttccataaaatatgtttgaattttcaaactagCTTTCATTGGGAGGGCAGATGAAGtgtttatcaaaagcaatcacttttgcatgtgaaaacacaaaatcctactcattactccacgtAATTATGGCGCTTGCAAGACAACTGGAAACTGAAAAAAATAATCATGACGTCTGTGATCTTCAGGTCATaaagttggagctctagaaagacgCCAGattgacttggaattccgagttggatgaccgttcaaaacgatttttacccagagttcccagttgtcgtgaacgcactgaagtcgggaGATtctccaagttcccagttgttttgaacgtggcaatatgtggttagctgatatgttaaatacctatccaggagttgtaagatctggcaggcGTCAGCAATGGCTGGGCAGAGGAACACAcccatgatgtggttagctgatgtgtaaaatacctatcccagcgtttcccaaaatcggtcctcgggaccccaaggggtgcacgttttggtttttgccctaacactacacaggtgagatcttgcaagggTCAGTGATGCCTAGGCAGTGGAAAGCGTTACCCTAgcagaaccaaaacaaacaggGACCGGATATAGGGTGACTATTACGTTGCAAGCTTCTCACTTCCGCGCTTTACAGGTAGCATGGCCTACTTTTGACTGAGAGCATAGCCTGTGGGTatagagcaggggtattcaaatcaCACCACAGTCCGGAGCCTGCTCTtcttctgttctacctgataattaaattgcacccacctggtgtgccAGGTTGAAAGCAGTCACCTGATTAGAGGGGGAAATGGAAAAAGCAGTGAACACTGGTTTCGAAGTCCAGATTTAAGTTTGAATCGAGGGGGTATGCAGTCGGTTCTCAAACCTCTCTTCAGGGACCAAGGGGTTTCACAATTCTGTTGTAGCCTTGAATTAGCTTACCTGACTCACCTAATCATGAGCTTGATAATGAGTTGACAAGTAGAATTAGGTGTGCTGGTGCTGGAATAGCTCAAATACATAGAACAGCTGGGGGTCCCACAGGAGAGGTTTGACAACCACAGGAGAGGAAGCACTGTCTTATGCATATTAAAAGAATGTGTCTCTCAATACTTAGGTACATCAGATGTTATGTCTGTAGGCCTATAGATGTTTAATGGAAGATTAGCCAAGGGGATTGCTAATGACCATATTAAAATCAGtcaaatatttggtcaataagacCATCAGCTTCATTCAAGGTGTAGCAAAACCATAATTGACTGATAATATTACAAACATGTTTTTCCATTTTCAGAAGCGTAGACTTGCTAaaattgtagtatactgtattaaCTCAACATACGGAATCTCGTTTAAGTCACTTAATGTGTCTTGGCTAGCAGTGTGAAGGAGCCAAGACTGCATTATTGACAGGCTCTCATGAGATCTGCCCTAACGGTCCATAACAAAATAGTGAATCAAATTAACCACACAAAACAAATGTTTATTAGCATTCACCTAAAGCAGTTACAAGACATCTTGCGAGGGTACACAAAATGCACAGATTAATTTATCAAGCTAGTGGAATGCCCTTTATCAAACCCTCCTCTATCGAGCCATTAGACTCTTCCATCAACAATGTACAACCAGCTCACAACAGAGGGACTAAACCAGTTGGAGGGGGTTAGgatagcctggtggaaccagcttgATCGAAAGAAAGTTAATCGCAGAGATCAGGCTGCTTCCACCAGGCTAGGGTTGGGatagagagaaggggaaagaggaGTGTATTTGTACATCAGGAATGGGAAGAGACCATATGAGAACAACACAGGGGGAGAGATGGCATGATCAGAGATGATCAGATCTACCACCACAGCTGTGATCGATTCTTACAAACCAGAACAAGGCAGACGGCAG contains:
- the LOC121547712 gene encoding uncharacterized protein LOC121547712 isoform X2, with the translated sequence MEFSFILLILFTFLTIILVTTLFSNNDTTASASSSGSAASKADHSGEEGSLAQSVREEVKAGLVKTGPSVNLTEQQGTVAGLTSTNKPEEDSQRRFVGKITDPVAADRRTVGEEGLHAAEVRIHDATNEGNMKSGIMSDQQCWTSNPASAAVDIQGRDFGHLQFPEGWSLLCPFSHQQTGGATESPEDSNYMEEVDAEHAPMKYAPRTSQMKKMITKEELEEEQRVQQEQLAAIFQLLKENQETFGEVSEGDVEEQLRLYSI
- the LOC121547712 gene encoding uncharacterized protein LOC121547712 isoform X3, with product MEFSFILLILFTFLTIILVTTLFSNNDTTASASSSGSAASKADHSGEEGSLAQSVREEVKAGLVKTGPSVNLTEQQGTVAGLTSTNKPEEDSQRRFVGKITDPVAADRRTVGEEGLHAAEVRIHDATNEGNMKSGIMCWTSNPASAAVDIQGRDFGHLQFPEGWSLLCPFSHQQTGGATESPEDSNCEYGRSGRRTCAHEIRPPDQPDEEDDNQRGAGGGTEGATGAAGSHLPAAEGEPGDVWGGVRGRRGGATQTLLHLNP
- the LOC121547712 gene encoding uncharacterized protein LOC121547712 isoform X4 produces the protein MEFSFILLILFTFLTIILVTTLFSNNDTTASASSSGSAASKADHSGEEGSLAQSVREEVKAGLVKTGPSVNLTEQQGTVAGLTSTNKPEEDSQRRFVGKITDPVAADRRTVGEEGLHAAEVRIHDATNEGNMKSGIMTGGATESPEDSNCEYGRSGRRTCAHEIRPPDQPDEEDDNQRGAGGGTEGATGAAGSHLPAAEGEPGDVWGGVRGRRGGATQTLLHLNP
- the LOC121547712 gene encoding matrix-remodeling-associated protein 7 isoform X5; translation: MEFSFILLILFTFLTIILVTTLFSNNDTTASASSSGSAASKADHSGEEGSLAQSVREEVKAGLVKTGPSVNLTEQQGTVAGLTSTNKPEEDSQRRFVGKITDPVAADRRTVGEEGLHAAEVRIHDATNEGNMKSGIMTGGATESPEDSNYMEEVDAEHAPMKYAPRTSQMKKMITKEELEEEQRVQQEQLAAIFQLLKENQETFGEVSEGDVEEQLRLYSI
- the LOC121547712 gene encoding uncharacterized protein LOC121547712 isoform X1; protein product: MEFSFILLILFTFLTIILVTTLFSNNDTTASASSSGSAASKADHSGEEGSLAQSVREEVKAGLVKTGPSVNLTEQQGTVAGLTSTNKPEEDSQRRFVGKITDPVAADRRTVGEEGLHAAEVRIHDATNEGNMKSGIMSDQQCWTSNPASAAVDIQGRDFGHLQFPEGWSLLCPFSHQQTGGATESPEDSNCEYGRSGRRTCAHEIRPPDQPDEEDDNQRGAGGGTEGATGAAGSHLPAAEGEPGDVWGGVRGRRGGATQTLLHLNP